The region CATGAGTAGAGGTGCATGGATGTGAAAGTATGGGTTGTGTTTATGAAGCAGAGGACAGTCCTGTGGTTTGTCTCTATTGTGAGGGAAGATAAATTTATGCTTAATTTAATGGTAGATGGGGTCCAGATTAGACTGTTGCCTAATTTGGTAGTCTGGGAGAGTGGTGGTGAGGACTTGAAGTAGGAATCAAGGGTTACAGACAGCAGTATCACATCTTACACGTACAATGTGTTTTCACTAGCCTGTGAGTGGAAATTAATTCCCCTTCCACCTTTCTGTAGTTACAGGATAGAGAATCCTACATTGCCCTTCTGGTTGGAGCCAAGTATGGGATTAGCCAAATTATCAACAGCAAGCTCAACATCATGTCCACGTTGGCAGAGTTTGCAAAcatcagccgtgtggagctgacAGAAGAGTCTGAGAAAGTGAGCATGGTCAAAGTGTATCTTCAGGATGTCAAGGTAACACACAAGGAAGAGATTTTTAATCTAGCTTCCGGATTTTGGAGCTAAATCATTCTAGGATAACTTAAGTGAGTTTGGATATTAGCAAAGTCTAATGTCAAACATTTTGCTTAAGAGGAAGTATTATCCATCCTGTCCCAGCCAAGAAAAAGTGGTGGAAAAGGTGTATTTTCCTGGgcagtttcctttttttaaaaaaaaactgaactgaaTCATATAACTTCCCTGATGGGTTCAGAAACTTAGCTGGGTGCACCAGATGGGACTGGGATGGCTGCCTAAGAGTTTTGAGTGGCAGCAACTAAAATGGGTAAATGAGGGCAGGGCACTTCTGGAACCTCTCTGGAAGGCCTTACATTTACCCTGCCTTTCTTTGCTTTAACACCCAACTTGCTCGAGggtggtattttattcttcttatcaCCTCACTCTCCTGCACGTGCTCtcactccttttccttttccaggtCAGGTGTTGAACGGGCCCCACTGCATGAATggacagggtggggtggggtggttggGAAGAGGAGTGGGACTAGGTGATAGAGAGGTAGGTAGGAGACATTTTAGGGATTCGATGGGAGCAGCCCACTGTGTGTgcccaagtgtgtgtgtgtgtgtgcgtgcacgtgtatgtgcacacacacatgcatgtgtggttgtgtgtgtgcatgcacctgCATCTACACTTATTTCAAGTCTTGTAGGTGAGACTCTGAGACACCAGGGTCCAGCCTGTGGACTATGGCTGAGTTACTTGAAATCTCTCATTGAGCCCACCTGGGCTTGTCAGTATTCAGACTGTCCCTTTGCTCTTTAAAAGCATAAGAGCTCTCTTTACCTTCAAAGGTTCTCACTTTGCTGCTGGAATCCAACAGTGCGAAAGACCTAGCCTGCCTGGTTGCTGGGTACTACAGACTGTTTGTTGACCCCGTTACTTCCGTTTTCCTCTGGCCGGGAAACAAACAACAGGTGCACCGGGTATCTGCTGAAGAAGGTGAGGTGCTGAGGCTTGCTCCGGTATGGGCAGGCCCATTTCACTGCCTAACAGGAGGGTGAGAATTCAGTTGGGCTAAGACTTCCACTCACGTGGATGAGAACCATTTCTCCATTTAATTTCTGGTTAATAGTTGATCTTTCCAACATCCTAAGTAGAGAAGTTTTCTCTGTACCTGAGAGTCCCCTAAAACCAAGGAATTCTGTTGAAGGTCTCTGATTCCCTTAGTGTTTCCTAAAATCATCTTAAGATCCACtgtattttatctttgtttttcagcAAAAAGAGATGTCACGTGTTTGTTCAGAAGGTACAGATGACCTAGCTTCTCATTCCACATCTATGTATTCTTTTGCACTCTCTTGAATTATAATAGAAATTCTCAGCCTTACATTATAACCCCTTTAGAAGAAGGGGGTACCTGGAGATAGAAGGAACTCAAAATCTTATCACATAAGAAATGAAGCAGTGGATGTCGAATGAGGTGAACAGTTTCCCAGGCCAACCTCCACTTTCTGTCAGGTTTTTGCCTCAGCACTGTTGATGCAGCATTTCCTCACTGGTTGGCTAATAAATGTTTAGCAACTGTCTCtgcagggaaaataaaacaaagccctGATTTGAAGCAATTGCCTATTCCATGGTATAAATGTTCCCACCATAGCTAATTTCAAGCTACCAGCGTGATGTCAGTGAGCATGAAGGTGGGAAGAGATGCTCAGTAGCACACCACTGTATAGCATATCCTCCATCTGGATAAAATTGGCATAAATAATCTCAAGAGATTAGATGATAGATGAAGGAAAATAGTTAGGAAACATTGAGTTTGGGGTACTTACTGCCTTTGTCTAACACAATTTATGAACAAGAGATAATACTTCAGAGGCTAGTCAGGGAGAACTGCTGAGTGAGAATGGTTGGGGAGGTCTGGTGGTGGAAGGGACGGCTTCTGCAGGGCAGGTGGCGGTGGGCGGAGGAGGTATTTGAAATAGATCTTGAACTTGCTGGAGTTaaccaggcaaagaaaagaaGATAGATCATTGGAAGCAGAGGGGACAACTGGAGGCATGACACAAAGGGCATGGTCATGATCTGGGAGGAGCTCTGTGGTGGCGGTGGCAGGCTGCTGAGGACTGTCAGGGCCGTCCTGTGAGAGGCCATGATGTGGGGGAGAGCTCAGGCTTCTCCCTGTAGGCAGGGGAGGCCATCCGAAGGTTCAGGTAGAGTGTGACATGCTCAAAGGGAAGTTTTTAGAAAGATCACGCTGAAGGCTCAtggtagaaaagaaaagagattggAGACCTGGCTTAATGCCCCCAGACTTCCCACCATGAATTCTTCCTGAGCACTAGCAGCTGAATGAGTTTTCACTGTCTTAAAAATCTTGGAGCACCAGTGGGTCCCCAAGGCCTGGCTTCAGAATGGTGTCAGCCTAGCAGCCTCAGAATCCCCCATAAAGTTGCTGAAAAAACATATTCTTAGGCTCCACTTCCTAGCTCCTTGGCTCGGTACATCAGAGCTAGGGCCAgggaactgttttattttttaaatatgatgcCCTACTTGATTTTAATGCCCAGATGGGGCAGAGAGGAGATTGGAGGAGGGGCTTAGCAAACCTGGGTGATGCTGCCCAGAACCAAGTGAAATCCAATTAAATACACACCGTGTTTCCATGAATACATAGCTGCCCTTGGAAGTAGGGATGGAGGTAATACCATTCCCTTTAGGTGGTTCAGATAGACGTGGGAAAGGATGCCCAGTGATATGGGGAGAACATGGGATTTGGAGTTCCCCAGAGCCTGTGTCAGCCAGTATAACATGATCTGGGTCAGTCAAccttctggacctcagttttctcatctggaaaatgggaggaAGGAGGACATTTAAGCACCTGCCAGTTCATGAATGCTGTTTTGTAACCCTCAGTGTTCCCTGTGCTGCAGGCTATGAATCCAGGGCATGCAGCGACTCAGAGGAGTCCTCCGAAGTAGACTGTGTGCTGGAGCCTCTCTCTGACAGACACCTGCTGATGCTGGGCCCCTGCAGACTGCTTGTAAAAGAGGAACAGCCTCCTGGGGACAGTCCCATGCCTGAGGCGGCCAGGAAAGGCCCAAGCCCCTGCGGGGTCAGCAGCATGACAGACAGCGCTGAGTCCGAGGCATCTGACTCGGCCAACACCGAGAGCCGAGGCTGTAGGACCAGTGGCTCCAGTGAGTCCGTGGATGCCCTGGAAGAGGACGACTTTGACGTCTGCTCCTCCAGCCGGTCCAGCTTCTTCCACTTTGCCTCGCCAGGCTTCCCAGAGGGTCTTGATCCCAACAACCAAGAGGAGAGAAGCAGGGTTGAAACCAGCGGCTTCCTCTGTCTCCTGGACCTGGCACAGACACCCAACCCTCCATGCCAGAAGACAGAGCTTTCCGAGAGTCCCACTCCTGAAACGTTCAGCTGGGGACCTGAACTGAGTGCAGCCAGGCTGGACCCCAGGCTGCATGAGGGCAGCAGGACCGACTACTACAGCCTGTGCTCCAGGGTCTCCCCTGCCACCCACCTGAGCGACAGCTCGGAGAGCACAGCTTCCCAGCAAGGTGGGAACCTGCCGGCCTTGGGGCAGCAGGGCTGGACAGAGGCCCAGCCCAGCTCTAGACTGGAAGCCCTGGCCTTTGAGGAAGGCAGCTCGGATGAGGAATATTATGATGCAGCTGACAAGCTCACACCCCCTGACGTCCTCTCAGGTAAGCCTTCCCCAGCAAGTCTGCACACCCAGCAGGCAGCTCCTGAGTACCCACTGTGGGTAGGGACCAAGCTTGAGTGGAAAACACATAGGTAGAGCAGGGTCTTGTCTTTTTCTGAGGAAGCCCACCTGGGCTTAGGGGACCAGATTACAAGCATCATGACTTCAAGTCAGGGATAAAAGGGAGAATCAGAACGGTGGGTAAGCAGAGATAGGAGGCATTAATTCAACAGTGGGAATCAGGGTTGTCTTCCAGAAGAGGTGACAGATGGGCTGGTTCTTGTGAAATGGACAGAATTCACCTAGAAAGAGAAGGGTTTGACTAGAGTCCCCAGCAGAGGGAAGTGGCCATGTCATTGTTGACTCCAAGGCAGCATTAAATGAGGCCTAGAAGCAAGAGGAACCTAACTGAGAGATGGCTGGCACCCCTCTGGGTTCTGACCTGGCCCCTGACTCACCATGGGAGCCTCTTTTTTCCTCTCCCCTTCAAGGCCTCATCACCAAAGGGCCTAGTTTAAATGCTACAGATTCCAAGGTCCCCACCTCAGAGATTCTGACTGAAGAGGTGTGAGAAGTAGCCTAGGACTTGATAAGGTTTTTAATAAGGTACAGCCAGGTTGGAAACAGTGGGTCTGAGTATAAAAGCCCTCTGATTCTCAAGTGCTAGGCTGTGATTCCAATTCCTCTGGCTGATTCCCAGGACTCTTCACAGAAGTGCTTCTCCACTCAGAAAGATCCATCCTGGTTTGCACAAAGCCCCTCATGCCTGCATCTAAGAGTCGTGACCACTTTTTGTTCAAAGAAAGCTCCCTTAGAACCCTCACTCATGTAGTGACAGTAATAACAACAGCTTCCTCCAGTGAGCAGCTGTCAGGCACAGGTCTGTGCTAGGACTTCGATATGCACTAATGCACTTACCTGCCTGGCCGTGCTGACTGATACCATTAGTACTGACTGGCTTGGGCTAACATAAGCACAAAAAAGAAGTGTTGGAAGGATGTAAGATTATAGAATTGCCAGCACAGGTGGAGAACAGCTCAGGCATCAGAAGGAACCAGACCAGGAGGTTGGGTAGCAGGATTTCCCATCGTACAGTCAGGATACTGTGGCTGCAAAGAATGCGATCTacttttacttacttatttttcaaTCAATGTGTTTGAGTTTGAAATTCTAGGGAATTTGTGGCTGACTTTCTAGGTCATAACTCTGGCGTCTTGGCTGGTATGGTTAGGGCACCTTCCAACAGACCACTGGGGAGATAGATGTCATTTCCTGAAAGAAAGTTAGGGTGTTGTGACCGAAAGACAATGAAATGGATCTTGGGCAACCAAGAATCAAAAATGCCTGCTGCAGTTAGTATCaccagatgaggaaagtgagcagGTCAAGATGTCTGAGGTTATACAGCCCAGCCAGGATCTGAACCTAGGCAATCCTGAGCCCTGGGCCTATGCTCTGTAAGTCTATTTTTAtgcttttcatgtactttttcttttcttgattctCAGGGCCCAGAGCTATGTCTGCTGGAGAACCCAGTGCCACAGGCTTGCAGAATAAGGCTAGTTCTTGCAGCCCTGAGGACAGCCTGAATCCCCCAGATGGAAGACAGCCAAGCAGAAGGGGAGGAGTGAAGAAGTATGCAAAGACTCTGAGAAAAAGAAGGTCTTTCCTACAGACTGACTACACCTGTCAGGTCTCATTTCCCCTGGTGCCATCAGCCTCCCTGGAGAGCATGGACGACTTGTGCTACTATAACCGGCAGCCCTATCTGGCCCTCAGTGCACCCTCGCCTACTGTGTCCTCTCTGCAGAACATGCAAGGTGAGCCCACCCTCCTGGAAACCAAGGCCCTGGGGCTGCTGGCTCCCCTGAGGGAGACCAAGAGCAAAAGCCCAGCCTCCCGGATCATGGAGATGGAGCCTGAGACCATGGAAACCAAGTCAGTCATCGACTCTCGAGTGTCTTCTATTTCTGCCATTCGCCTCCGGATTGACCCCAACCATGAAGAAAATTCTGAGATTGCCCCTTTGACTGCTACTGTTGCCAGTTCCCCCACAAGCAGCCCTCACTGTTCCAACCCAGGCTCATCTAGCCCAGACACAACTCAGGCAGGACCTTCCCAAACCTTATCTCCATCTCAAGACTCAGATGGTAGTGCCCCCAAAGAACTTGCTGCAGAGCTTGGGGATAGTACCTCCTCCCTTTCTGGTGCTGGCCCAAACCCAAACACAGTCTGCTTGGCCATCAGCCCAGGGCCACATACTGGCTCTCAAGGAGATACACTAGAGCTGGGAGGAGCCCAGTTAGAAACAGGACTGGGATCCTTGCTGGCAAATCATATGCAAGAAACTGCCCCCAAATACATAGGCCCTTTATTGTATACTCAGGATAGGCCTGCAAGTGGTGAATGTGGAATTAATCCAGGAGAGAAGACAACTTCTTTCCCtacaaaggaggaagaacaagaacAACTCTCTTTGGAACATGATGGAGAAGTTACAAACAGAAATGGCAACGACTTATTACATGATGAACCTGGGGAGGATTCGGGTGATGCCAAGGGTGCCACATCAGATGCTGTCGCACAGACAATCAGTGCACCAGCTGGTGGAGTAACAGCTGCCCTCTCCTTGGGGACTCCTGTAACAGGGACTCAGCAGACCCCAGCACGTTCCCCCACAAGCCCCCAGGAGCAAAGCAGAgaagccccaggcccagccagggagaaacagaaacttTGGGCAGAGCTGGATTTAGACCCTGATTTCTTACTTCAGGACCAGACTGTTCCATCAGGCTTCCCACTAGTGGTGGTCAAAGCAGAGCCACTTAACCACATGATGGGGGAAGATACCATCCCTAGGGACACTCTTCAGCAGGCCTGTTTGAATACAGGAAATTCTCTGCCAAACTTACTACCGTGTCCCCAAGAGGAGCCCCACTTAGAAAGTTTAAGCCATTGTTCTCTGtcagaaagcaaagagaaaagccCTAGCATCTGCCTTCCTGCTGAGAAGGCTTTCCTGTGCTTTGTACCAGAAACCCATCCTAAAGTTTCCGCCAGTCTCAGGATGGCCACATCTTTGGGGTTTGCAGGTATGAATGAGATGGTGGCACCCAGGATTGGGATGGAGCAGTGCAGCTGCCAGTTCTCCTATGCCACATGCTTCCATGGCCTGCAGCCAGAGAcagaggaagaagacagggaCTTGGAAGCACAGCCCACAGCCCCCCTCACATCACCTCCCTCTGCAGGGAGCTGGTTGGCCCTGCCCTGGAGGCCTGCCAGGGCCCACAGCTGCAGTGCCCAGCCCCTGTTGAGGAATAGGCACATCTGGCCAGAGTACTGCTCCAGGGCTCTCAGACAGCTGAGAGCTTCCCCTGCCGGCACTGCTGAGGCCTTCATCCAACTCATGGAGAACTTGCTGGAATTACAAGACATTTTAGAAGCATCCTGGGGGAATGGGAACAAACACCCCCCAGAGAAGTGCACCTGGCATTTTTCTGAAAGCCGGGGCCGCCTCTGCCTGGGCTCCCAGAAGCTTCTGTCAAGCTGTCAGCATGTGATCAGAATGGACCAGTCCCCAGAAGAGATGCAGGGTGCTGTGCGTGACACCTTCCAGCACCTGGTCCAGCTGGCTAGCATGTGCTTCCAGTTCACACACTGCAACCGCTGCTCTGCCCGGCACAGGGAAGTGGTGGGGAACCTGAGGGATGTGGTGTACACCTATCACCAGTTTGTGAAGGCTGCTAAGGTGACCTGTGAAAGAGGCTACCACGACCTGAGTGTGAAACTCTTGGCGCGTCAGTGCACAGCCCTCACGGCTGCTGTGTTCTGTCTGACCCAGAAGTTCCGGGCATCCACTGCCCTGTGAGCAGGCCCTTTGCCCAAGCCCCAAGCCCTGCCCTGTCTTGGACACTTTTCTGAGAGGCTCCTTCCATTCTTCCACCCAACCCTCTCAAATGTTTACTGTTTAGAGTATTCAAATAAACTCCTGCTTAATCTTGGCCTGAGTCATAGAGTGATGATGAGTTTGGGTCAGAAGCTCATATTCAActcatattcattcaacaaacattcactAGGTACCTCCTCTGGGCCCAGCCATGTGCTAGGAGCTTaggatataaagatgaataagacaagTCCCTGTACCTGGTTAGGATGCTCACAGACACTCATGGTGGGATTGAGGGGTAACTACAGATAAGTATGTTGCCATCAGTAAAGTGTGCACTCTAACATGTGCATACCCTGAGGGGTGCAGAAGCAAGGGGGATTACAAACTATGCTAGGAAGGTAGGAATGAAAGAGGAAGGTAGAGGTCACTGAACAACAGTCTTGACTTCTCGTATTGATTTGGCAATAATCTTTGCAAATAGGAGTGAATACATATGATGCAGGGTGCTGTGCGTGACACCTTCCAGCACCTGGTCCAGCTGGCCATCAGCTGGTTTCAGTTTGCAGCATCTGCACCTGGAGGCCTGGTATTCTGCAACAAGCATAGGTTGCCACTAGGTGACAGTAAGTTCCTTAGTTGCATAGCCACCCACAGCCAGGTATGTTCTGTGATTTATCTGAAATTGACTGCACCCTGAATCCTGCACCCTACTTccattttaaatatagaaaaaggCAAACATTAAAGTCCCaaattagatttttctttttaggaaTAATATTAGGGCAAAAGAAATATATCCAGTATCATTCTCACTAATCCCAGCTGAGCCAGTTAATTCCAGTTAATCTCGGTGGGACCTTGGAGAAACTACCGAAGCTTTCAGTGCTTTGGTTTTCTCCTGTAACTGAGGGTACGAAGAGTGCCTGCTTTACAGGGTAGAAATCTAGCAAATGCTCAATCTAATGAATAGTCAAAAGAAGTTAGTGATAATCCCCAAACGTTATGGATGCCTCTCCTAATCTAAAATCCTTacctgtgttttgttttcatactccagGGAAACTGATTTTGAGATATCCTTAGGAAGCCTTTTTTCCTTGACTTCTCTGTTCAGACCATAGGTGGTTTAGACACTCACTTTCGGGTGTTAGAGTTCATTCAAGTGGTCTCTTTATCCCTTTGGCATCCCTGATCATTTGTGGGCTCAGTGCTGCCTCTCCACTGGCTCCTTAATTCTTCTGTGGCCCCAGAAAAAGCAAAGCCAGAGATGAGAGTGTTAAGTCACATACCCAAGCTCTCACCTGTTAGAAGGAAAGCAATACTTTGGGagaagagaacaaaaaatatccTTCCCATCTCCTATTACCAGTTACTTGCTGATTAATAACCAGTTAACCAGTACCTGTCCTAggaaaagatttatttttcttagagGCCTATTTACTTTCAcagaatattttgaataaaatttaaataaggcTCTTGAACACAGATTTGAAGTGATTTCATGGCAATGAAAAATAGGAACAATaggataccaaaattaaaaatatatgatgTTAAACAGGACTTGAATACTTTTACCAGCAGAAAACTATGAAGAGCTACACAACTTACATAAACACTGTATGTTCACAGATTTAGGGAGGGTGCTCACAGTTCCAATCAGGGCTTAAATCCTGGCAGTGTCATTATAGGCATTATGGGCCTGTTTCTCCACCTGAATACTAGTCTCATTTAGTGAAGGACTACCATGTGAGAGATGCCTTATTTAGATAAGACACTTGAATACATTTTCTTATCAACATGACAACACCCCAAACTAGAGATTGTTATATAATATCACTCAGCATTATTGTGAGAAATAATCATGAATGGCAGAAAGAAGACTGTGAAGCCTCCAACACAGGCACTcatatgtgtgtttctgtgttttgcttCCTCTCCCTTCAAATCCATTAACTTTCTTGAGTTGCTACTACATGGAGCTGGTATTTTGCCCTGCAGTTCCCATGAGGAGTACTAAGTGCCAGAAGTTCTGGGAAGCCTCTCAATGCTTATTGAGAAGCTGAAATGCAGGAGGGGTTGCCCTGTTTAGCACTTTCTTTGAGATATACAGCCCCCTACATGAGAAAGGCAGACTAGGATGACCTATTACCCAAAGCAAGGGTAAATTATTTAATGACTAAGAAACTAGTGGACATTTATACTCCTCCTTCCTTTTCCCACTCACTGTCATACTGGCTGGTTCATTTCTTCAAATGAACATTAATGGTACGCCCATGCCAGGTGATGCCTGATGCAGGATTATGGATATAAGTAATTGGGAAAGAATCATATATGCAAAAGCTCCTGATCCAAGGGATAAGCATGGTGTGCTCAGGGCTACCAAAGGGAACAAATAAAGTGCTATGAAAGCTCAAAGGAGAAAAGTCATATGGGGGGCGGGGGGGTGTGTGGATAGTGATCAGGGATGGCTTCCTGTAGGAGGCAGCATTAATTAGAACTAATATGGCAAGATGTATTTATTGAGTAGCTACTGTGTGTCCTGGATTTGATAGACAGGAAGGTAAGTTTTAGATGTgtcaagaaaggagaaagaaatcactCACTTATTCTGTCAACAACTATTTACTATGCAGCAACACAGGGAATATAACCATCAACATGATAGATGTACTCCCTTCAGGAATTTATAATTAGTAGGAAAGACACAGAAACAAGCAGAAAAAGATTACTAACCAAGAGATGATATAAAGATAATGAAGAAATAGGGATAGGATGAGCCACTCTTACCTCAGATGATCAGTAAAGGCCTCCCTGAAGAGAGAATGTTTAAGCTGAAGCCTAAAGTATAAGAAGGAGCCGGCCATTgaaaaagggagaggaaagggaataGGATCCCCAAAGGCCTTTAGTGTGTTTGAAGCAATTCAAGAACACAGGTGCAACTAGAACACAGCAAGCTGGAGAAAATGATAAGGTTGGAGGGGCAGCTGTGAAAGGTCTCGGGAAGGTGAGATTTTACATCCAAGGACAATGAAGCCACTGATGGTTTGGAGTAGGGTGACACATAGTCACTTGGCAAATgggtggaggctgggaagtgGGGGTAGGGAGTGGGCAGTGAGACCAGCTAGGAGGCCTTTCTTATGGGGAGGTGGCCATGAAGTCATTCAAAGGTGAAGTGACGAAAGAGCAGTGGTAGGAAGAGGAGACAGGTATTCAGTATGGCTGAGTGCAAAGTGTGTAAGAACTGGTAGGTGTGATGGGAACTGTTGAAGACAATTTGAGCCACCTTGCAAGCTCTGCTGACTGGGAAGGCAGGGCCAGCCTCTGAGCAGAGAAGACACATTAGAGCTGGTTTTATAAAAAGCCTTTTGAGGGAAAAAGAATGTTTcattttagcatttaaaaatgctCCAGTAGGAGGTAAAGGATGGATTGAAGCATGGACTGGGGCCAAGTGGGAGGTGCTAGAGGAGCTATGGAAGACAAGTCCAGAGGAGGAAACAGTGTGGGGCCGAGGAGGGATCCAGCAGGACTGTGGTTTCTTGGGCAGGAGCTATTTCAGGCTCGTTCATGTTAGGATCTCTCTGAAAGCATGAGCCCCCTAGGACTGCAGGAATAAAGTGAAGAGTGgctgatagtttttatcaggCCATGGCTTAAGGCGAGTTGTTGCAGgtccttgagcctcagtttccctgtggaTATGTGATGCGAGATGGAAAAGGGAGAGTGGGCAGAGGCTAGACTCACTGTTACCTGCTCAAGCCCAGATAACTCTGTTGTGAGTCTGGACAGCTAGGTAGTGGTGAGGGGGGCTGTGTCAGCTCATGGGCCCTGCTGGTCGTGGGGAAACCCAGGGCAGGACAAGGTGCCCAGGCTGCAAGCTGGGTCAAGTCTGGTTTCAGCCCAGTTTTGCAATGTTCAGTCCTTCACAGACATCAAAGCTCCTGGCCACCTTCAGCGACTCTGTGAGTCGGGAAGGAGCTGGGATTATACTTCCCAGCTAACAGACAGGGAACCGAAGCTCAGAGAGGTGCGGTAACACTTCCAGCGGGTAGCAGCTCCCTAGTGCCAGAGTCGGATGTGGAAGCCCAAGCCTGCTGGCTCTGGTCCTTGTAGAGAAGGGGGCAGGCTGAGAACTACGATTCCCACAATGCCATGGGGCGGGGCAGGAACCGGAAGTGAGGCTAGAGTCGGGGCCCTATGAGAGCGGCTCGCACCGCGTGAGGTGAAAGATTCAGGTATGCTGGAGGGTCGTTGCCTGGCGGGAAAGGGGCTCTGGGGTCTGACTTGGGATTGCAGCCTAGTTCGTGAGCGGAGAAGGCGCCAGAGAAGCGGCGTTCAACAGTCGTGTGGCCTGGGGTCACCTACCTTCTTGTTGCtgtcccttcctgcttccacTCTCGCTCGCAGCCAGAGGGCCAGGCGGGGCCCACAGGCGGGTACTGTCAGGCCTGGCGTCGAGGTGTTCTTGTGATGAAGGTACCAGAGAAGTGGAGCCAGCTTCGGTGGACTAAAGCAGAATGAGAAACTGGGAAATGTGCAAACAGAGGCTGTCCACACTTAGTGCCCAGGGGTATGCTCATCAGGTGGGACGGGTTAGAAAATATCTGAGGCCTCTGTCAACTCAGAAATAGGGGTGCAAGGGAGGATTTATTGAGTTTATTATATGCCAAACCTTCTTCTAGGCGTAGAGGATATAGTAGTAAACAAAGCAAACAGAACATTTGCTTACATTATAGGAAGGGGAAAttcagacaaaaaaataataCGTACCATACTAGATAGTGAAAATCTGAATGAAGTTAGGAAGGTAGTCCTTTAATTACCTAGGGGAAGagctttggagagagagagaacagcaaGCGCAAAGGCCTTGCTTGGTATGTTTGAGGAATAGTAGACCACTAGACAGTCAGAGGACAATTGTTGGGGGACGTAGACCTTAATGATCAGTATAGGCTGTTGTAAGGATTTGGGTTATTTACTGTAAGTGAAATGGAGAATGCTTCATGGTTCTAAGCCGAAGAGTGGCATGATTACCAAACACATAGGATGCTTTTATTTTGTGAGGCTCTATACTGAGTaaggggaggtgtgtgtgtgcatgtgaattCCTCGTCCCCTCTtccctggaagggtttataatCTAGTGGGGAAACAGACCAGCTATCATGCAAGGCTGAGTCAGATAATTGGAGCCCCATGAAGGCAGAATGAACATCATCCCCAAATCTTTAACATGTCAAgagcttagtaaatatttgttaaatgaataattaaCTGAATAACCCCAGTACCTGGCACAGGACCTGTAATGGAGGCTCAGGACATATTTTTTATAATGAAGAAGCAAAATGCTGAACCTGGGCTTAATGTCTCACAGATT is a window of Manis pentadactyla isolate mManPen7 chromosome 3, mManPen7.hap1, whole genome shotgun sequence DNA encoding:
- the FRMPD1 gene encoding FERM and PDZ domain-containing protein 1 isoform X6 yields the protein MPNVLKLYLENGQTKAFKFEANTTVKDIILTVKEKLSIRSMEYFALALEEQYNISRLHLLHEEELIQQVVEREESHDYRCLFRVCFVPKDPLDLLKEDPVAFEYLYLQSCSDVLQERFAVEMKCSSALRLAALHIQERIYACAQPQKISLKYIEKDWGIENFISPTLLRNMKGKDIKKAISFHMKRNQNLLEPRQKQLISAAQLRLNYLQILGELKTYGGKIFNATLMLQDRESYIALLVGAKYGISQIINSKLNIMSTLAEFANISRVELTEESEKVSMVKVYLQDVKVLTLLLESNSAKDLACLVAGYYRLFVDPVTSVFLWPGNKQQVHRVSAEEGYESRACSDSEESSEVDCVLEPLSDRHLLMLGPCRLLVKEEQPPGDSPMPEAARKGPSPCGVSSMTDSAESEASDSANTESRGCRTSGSSESVDALEEDDFDVCSSSRSSFFHFASPGFPEGLDPNNQEERSRVETSGFLCLLDLAQTPNPPCQKTELSESPTPETFSWGPELSAARLDPRLHEGSRTDYYSLCSRVSPATHLSDSSESTASQQGGNLPALGQQGWTEAQPSSRLEALAFEEGSSDEEYYDAADKLTPPDVLSGPRAMSAGEPSATGLQNKASSCSPEDSLNPPDGRQPSRRGGVKKYAKTLRKRRSFLQTDYTCQVSFPLVPSASLESMDDLCYYNRQPYLALSAPSPTVSSLQNMQGEPTLLETKALGLLAPLRETKSKSPASRIMEMEPETMETKSVIDSRVSSISAIRLRIDPNHEENSEIAPLTATVASSPTSSPHCSNPGSSSPDTTQAGPSQTLSPSQDSDGSAPKELAAELGDSTSSLSGAGPNPNTVCLAISPGPHTGSQGDTLELGGAQLETGLGSLLANHMQETAPKYIGPLLYTQDRPASGECGINPGEKTTSFPTKEEEQEQLSLEHDGEVTNRNGNDLLHDEPGEDSGDAKGATSDAVAQTISAPAGGVTAALSLGTPVTGTQQTPARSPTSPQEQSREAPGPAREKQKLWAELDLDPDFLLQDQTVPSGFPLVVVKAEPLNHMMGEDTIPRDTLQQACLNTGNSLPNLLPCPQEEPHLESLSHCSLSESKEKSPSICLPAEKAFLCFVPETHPKVSASLRMATSLGFAGMNEMVAPRIGMEQCSCQFSYATCFHGLQPETEEEDRDLEAQPTAPLTSPPSAGSWLALPWRPARAHSCSAQPLLRNRHIWPEYCSRALRQLRASPAGTAEAFIQLMENLLELQDILEASWGNGNKHPPEKCTWHFSESRGRLCLGSQKLLSSCQHVIRMDQSPEEMQGAVRDTFQHLVQLASMCFQFTHCNRCSARHREVVGNLRDVVYTYHQFVKAAKVTCERGYHDLSVKLLARQCTALTAAVFCLTQKFRASTAL